The nucleotide sequence TTGTCCAGTGCACATTCTTCAGCTGTGTCTTGCTcagcacaatttgcttaactTGGGGGTCTTCTCTGGGTCTTCCCTGCTTCCCCACTCTcaacataagaaaaataaatattgtccTCAGGCAGGGAGTGTATCAGAGGAAAAAGTATCATGTACTTTGACATGAGAACCATGCTGTGTATCTTAGGGTCTCCACCTCAGCTGGGCAGTTCTTTATCCTTGTGGTTGGTGCTGTTAGGAGCCACAGAGCTGGCCCTGACCCATGGTGACTTTATGCAGAGACtgaaacagaaggaagcactgcctggctcTGCGCCACTCTCACACCTGTTCCCgtgcttgaggccattgttgcagactgtgtcagtccatctcgctgagggtctCCTTCCCGTCCACTGCCGTGTTTCTCTTTAGCAGTCCACGGgactttcaatatcttccccagccccacaattccaatgcatcaattcttctatgtcttcgttattcactgtccaactttcacatgcagatgatgccACGGAGGATCCCATGGCTTgattcaggcgcaccttagtcctcaaagtaggacttgcttttcaataccctaaagagatcttgtatagcagatttacccaatgcttcTTGGCCTTTTAGCTAAGACTAAGGGTGTGTGTTTATCCTTAGGCAATATTTTCTCACTTTCCTAATGTGAGCAATACTAAGACTTCTGTCTACTCCTCTTAGCCACTCAAGCAATTATTAAATAAAGTTTATTGAGCACCACAATGTACCAAGAACTGCTTTAACTCAGGAGACTCACACTGAAAAAGACTAACACGGTTCCTATGCATGAAGCTTTGAGCTCAACAAGAAACAAGTGCAAATATAAATACCAGTTGCCAACAAGTTAATGTGGAAACTCTATGtgtgtcagactagaactgtTCTTCACgttgttttcagtggctaatttatcAAATGTATCATATATACTCGAGCATACACCAAgttctttcagcacattttaaatgcagtttttgtggtaaaattaggtgcctcggtggaaattcgggtcagcttatacgcgagtatatacggtaaatcatTGTACCAATCTTACAAGgttcttctgggtggacttgagtctctaatcatttggttagcagctgagcacataaaTCATTTGTACTATTCAGGGTCCATGGTTGAGATAAATACTATGCAGAAATAAAACAACATGTTGCATGTAATAGGAGAGCTGGAAGTAGACTTGGACGTTTGCTCTGAGATCTGCTAAacccaggggaagattgatgccagACACAGGTGGCTCTCCAAGGAATCCCACATCCACAGATGGTGAAAGGAAGCCAGGGTCTTCCTCCAAAGCCAGCAGACAGAATGTCTCCCTGAGAGTTACCAACCCAAACTCTAAGAGAATAAGTTTGTGAAAGCCatctacttgtggtatttctggtaTAGCTACATTAGGTAACTAAGATATTCTGCCTTCTTGTCTGGAACTATAAGTTGACTGTGTTCTTGTATTAAAACTAATACCTTGACATCACTAGTGAACGAGgttccagtctttttttttttttttttacattttattaggggggttCCAGTCTTTTTTTTGCCTCCTTGAGTAAACTGAGTAAAATGGCAAaactcccttctttctcctgaatcaagttttccttttctgttgaATTTCAATATATACTCAAGTTTAAACCAAGCCAAATATCcaccgaagcacctaattttacctccaaacggcattaaaaatgtgctgaaaatcgtggcttgtactcgagtatatatggcatgTCCATCTCCTATTATTCCTCTCATCTTAAAAACCAACAAACTTTAAAAGACTATCTGAAGCTCACTAAATGCCCTAATTTCTTGCTTCCCTTTAAGCAAAATTATTTGAAAGAATTTTCCATTCTCATTTTCTAAAactgttctctctttctctcaaacTAATCCAAATAGATCTCTGTCCTCCACACTGTGGAACTACTTTTCTCAAGGACAACTCTGCTCAATTCAGTGTTCCTTTGACCTCAACAACTTTAGACCAATGTCATCTTGCCCTCTGGGTGGAGTCAGTTTCTTCAATTGGCCTCCAGGACATTTCACTCCTCTGGAATTTCTCCTGTTTCACAAGccattcatttttttaatctcctttgaTGAGTCCATCTCACGTGTTATGACCTCTTAATGTGGTTGTGTTGTCAATCTTTGGTCCTTTTAAAAGCGAGGTCTACACTTGCTTCATAGTGACCTCATCCAATTTCGTGtcctaaaaaaatcagaaagcacacATTCTGGCAAGGGATTGGAACACTCATACATTGCTGATGGGAGTGTAAAGTGGCACCACCACAGTGGAAAATGGTGTGGCCCGTCCTCAAATGGCCAGAGTTAGAGATACCTTATGATCCAAACAGAAATACTATACGATCTCCCTTGGTATGTATCCATGGGATATCCCTGACATAGAAGATATATGGCTACTAACGTTCATTGCAGAATTAGTCTCATGGCCTAAGCTCAAAATTCTTTCACATACAGCTCACCGTTCAAAAGTCAGAATACCTTTTGGACTCCTTCCAAAATACATACATCATGTGGCTACTTTCTCCCACTTCAACTGCATCCTTCCTTATCTAGCATTTCTCTCTGTTTCTCATTTGGTAATAGATAACAGCTTGATAGTAATCTAATTCCTCCTTTTAAATGTACTATTTAGTGAGCTTTAGTAGATTCACAAAGTTGTGCAACCATCGACCCtatctaatttttaaataatttttatcatCTCTAAAGGAGCTCTTGGACCTCATTGGCAGGCACTTCCTTTATTGACCGCCTTTTCCCTGCAGGATAACCTCCCACTTCCTTCAGAACATgcccttattttctcctctctgctcaGAGAAGAGGCTGCCAACCTCACTTCATGCCAGAGCACAACTGCTTACTATGCTCCTCATGAACAATGCTTCTCAAGAGCTCTATGGCAAaggaactttttttaaaaagctctaaTCCCTTGCAGCtgattttttttggagggggtcaAAATACAATACAGATGTTGCTGCATCTCGAGCGATATCTAGATTAACTGGCATAGCATAGTCCACAATCACAATGCTCTCCagtctactttggtgagtagcgacTGGGATCTTAAAAATTTGTGAGTGACCAAGATGCAACTTTTGGTCTCTCTCCATTTGAGGTATAAAAGATTGAAGGAGatcaaagactcaaggaaacaGTCAAAGAACTAATGACCCACAGTCTCGACCACTCAGGGACCAGAAGACTAGCTAGTACCCTACACACTACCGCTATGGACCACTCCGAAGGGGCCCACAATAGAAAGTCCTGGTCAGAAAGGGAGGGGCGGAAAGTAGAGCAATAtttgaaaacattaaaaagagGAGACCTACTGGCCTGATGGAAACTAGCAGAACCCTCAAGGCTGGAACTGAACCCTCGgggtcaactttcagccaaacaagagAAAGATGACCAAATGGATACTAAGACCAGGCAGGAATGTACTCCTCAGCCCAGTCAACTGTAAGAGACTCAAAGGGGACGTTCcaaaaacaaagttcagaagacatgaaggggcaggaaagaagggagaatagaaatgggaaaccagagaaggaggaagaatgctGTTACATCAAAGGATTGCAACCAACatcacaagacaaaaagttggctTGCTTTTGGTGATTCAATGGGAATGAGAACCTATAGAGATTTTACAGAAAATGAGACATTGTATGAACAAATGAAGAACAAATACAATAGAAATTCTATAGCAAGGACAGCCCAAGAAAATGGGAGAGCATGTTTCAAGATCCTGGAAGCATATGAGGAGACCTGGGAATTGTAACTAGTGTGGTATAGTTAGGGTTCTGATGAGGAAGGCTGGGGACGTTCATTCATCCAAGCATCCACTGCATGCCAGGTACGATGCTGAGCCCTGAGATTACAGCAGCAATCCCCGCTCTTAAGGAGTTCACATTCTGGTTGGAGGGTGGCAATGAACACATACTTTAACATGATATTTCAGATTGGTCAGAGTGTTTCTgttagttatataatcgtttgtcaatttgagaggattaagagtgaaggggtagagtctagcctgtcaatcaggtgatagagaaacaaattcatagacactcagatgtgtatgggaaagagctttatatacaagagcaagtgaatattgagaaaacatctcagtccagtccagatcaagtccatagtctgatattagcccatatgtctgataccaatctacaaggtccaattcagactcacgaaacctgTGTAATGCTGCTGCTACTACTTGCAAAggctgtagttcaaacccaccagttgctctgaggaagaaagatgaggatttttactcctgtaaagaaattACAAAGGGGGACATGGTAGAagtggaggtaggggaaaggaagtggtattaacaaactcagggacaagggaacaacaagtgatccaaatcggtggtgaggagggtgtaggaggcctggtagggagtgatcatgGGTAATgataccgagaggaattactgaaacccaaatgaagactgagcatgatagtgggacaagaggaaagtcaaaggaaatagaggaaagaactaggaggcaaaaagaacattatagaggtctaaatataggcatgtacatgtgtaaatgtatttttatatgatgatgggaaataggtctatgtgcatatatttataggcttagtattaaggtagcagatggacattgggcctccactcaagtactctctcaatgcaagaacactttgttctattaacctggcattccatgatgcttaccttcttgaaatcgctgaaaacaaagcaggtgcataagcaaatatggtgaagaaagctaatggagtccggctatcaaaagagatggtgtctggggtcttaaaagcttgaaggtaaacaagcggccatcttgctcagaagcaacaaagcctccaGGAAGGGACCCCTGAAGTTATGTGTCAGATCTTGTATAAGATGGGTGGCTAGTTGCTCTTCCTCCCgggggacagggagagagagtgagtgtatgTCTGTGGGCAAATAGCTCTGGGTTTTATGACCTTAAATGGGAGCAGATGGTTCTGGGCATGCACTAGAGAGGACACAACCTGCATCTTCCAAGAATGGCTACCATTCAAACAGCAAATCCAGGTGCTAGCATCGCGGTGCTCAGAAAGCCCTAACTTTGCAGAAACGCGTGAAGCATTGCTTCCTGCACACGCCCCATGTCCAAGTGACCTTTCCCTTGTCCTATCTGCTCCTGCAGTCCTTTCCTATATGAAGGGCGttagaaggaagaaaatgatgtATTCCAGGCCCATTCCACATCACAttcccagaaaaacaaaaatacctCTCTACCATCGAGTCCACTACTCAGAGCGACCATCGAGTCGACGacgactcttagcgaccctataggaccgggtagaactgcccctgcgcgtTTCCCAGACTGAAAGATCTGTTGAAAAATGACACCAAATCACTGTTTGAGAATTTAATATAAGAAGGACAAGCGTTTGTTTTGTCTAGCAGTCTTGGCAGGCTAGCGTGAGCCCACTCAACATTGACCTTTTTCTCCTGGGCGTTTGGTGAAGCCTCGGGGCCCTGGGAGCAGCGCCAGACGGCCTGGCAGCCTTACACGGGCGGCGAGCGCCCACAGACTCCGGTCGCTCCTGAGGTCTGCGGGCCCTCGCGGGGCTTGGTGGCGCCTGGGCCCAGGAAGGGATTCCCGGCCAGTGTCAGGTGTTCCACCTGCGGCAGCTCATCTGGCCGCGGCGCTCTGTTCAACCGGTTACAGCTGAGATCCAGGGTGCTGAGCCTGGCCGGCAGGCCCTTGGGCACCTGCTCCAGCCCCGCGAAGGCCAAGTTCAGAGAGCTCAACGCGCTGGGCCACACGCACGGCGGGGCGCCTGGGCTGGCCGCGGGGCGCAGCGCGTTCCCGCTGAGGTCCAGGTGCTGCGGCTGCACGGCGGTGGCCGCCAGCGCCGCGCACACGCCCCTCAGCGTCTCCATCCCCGAGTGGCGCAGCTCCAGCACCTGGAGCGCCGGGAACTTGTGCGGACACAGGGCGGCGGGCAGCCCGCGCTCGCCCAGCCCCGGGTTGTCGGACAAGTCCAGGGTGGTGAGGGCCGCGAAGGCGCCCAGCTGCTCGCAGGAGAGAGCCAGCGGGCGCGCTCGCGTCACGCTCAGCACCTTGAGGTTGGGCTTGAGCCGCCGCTGCAGCTCGGCCAGCCAGGCGCCGCCGGCCGCCCACGACACGTTGCGGAGGCGCAGAGTGGAGAGCGCGGGCCCCGTGGCTTCCAGAAGCGGCGGCGGAGCCGTGCCCGTGACCTCCAGGTCCTCGAGCGTCAGTTCTCTGAGGCGGGAGTAGCCCAGCGCACGCAGGACGGCGAAGAGGAGCGGGGCAGGCACCCGCGCGGCGCCCACCGTGAGCCGCCGAACGCGCAGAGCCTTGATCATGTCAGCGTACTGCCGCGGGTCGGTATCTGCGACCTCTAGAAACTTCTCAAGACTGTGACCGCCACCACGGATCTCCACTTCGACGGCAGCCATACATTGGTAGCCGCTGGCCCAGTAGGGCTCTGAACCCGAGAAGTTGCAGACGCAGCGGTAATCATCATCATCCAGCTCGCAGGGCTCTGTCTCAAGTTCGGGCTCTGGCGGCGGGGCCGCCGAGGCAGCATGCAGtaggggcagcagcagcagcagcaaaaagcCAGGCGAGAAttcctggagagaaagaggggGTGGGGCGGCCTGAGCAAGCCTCTCAGGTTCCAAGTTTAGTCAATTTGTCCCAGGCTTTACACTCACCATGGTCCTCGGACCTCTGTGCCCAAGAACACTCTGAAGGGCTTACACTTCTTTCCCAAACGGGGTACCCTCAACTCCAAGTTCCCAGGCTTCTCTGTTGCAATTCCTGTTTGGCTTTTAAAGGTTACATAATCCTCCTGATCTGTGAACTTGGTTTCCTCTAACGAACTTtggtcccccttcccatttctgttcctcccAATCACAGGCTCCACCTGCAACCTCACTTCCCTTCTGGGAAATTTTGTCATGGAAGAGGTGTCATCACTGAAAGGCAACTGCAGGGCATCCGAGGTCTTTGGAGTGCCAGGATGGATGACTCATTCTCCCGCAGGATCCAAGGAAGGCATGATGGATGCCAGTGCCTGAGGCCAAGTTCTTTGACTTCTTGCAACCTCAGCCCAGGAGGGTTCTCCTTGCTCGCTTTTCCTTCCTCGTGGTGTAACTGCTCACCAGCCACTGCAGTCCAACCCCTTCAGGATACTAAACTCTGTGGACTCCAAGGAGACAGAATTGGGTTCAAGAGCAGAACCTGAGTCTGAAGAACAACTCCTCTACCTCCCACCTCATCTTACTGTTTCTTAAGGAGTACATGTCTAAAGTAGAACTCCCCAAC is from Tenrec ecaudatus isolate mTenEca1 chromosome 2, mTenEca1.hap1, whole genome shotgun sequence and encodes:
- the LOC142441032 gene encoding monocyte differentiation antigen CD14-like, with the protein product MTPLPCLLLLLLPLLHAASAAPPPEPELETEPCELDDDDYRCVCNFSGSEPYWASGYQCMAAVEVEIRGGGHSLEKFLEVADTDPRQYADMIKALRVRRLTVGAARVPAPLLFAVLRALGYSRLRELTLEDLEVTGTAPPPLLEATGPALSTLRLRNVSWAAGGAWLAELQRRLKPNLKVLSVTRARPLALSCEQLGAFAALTTLDLSDNPGLGERGLPAALCPHKFPALQVLELRHSGMETLRGVCAALAATAVQPQHLDLSGNALRPAASPGAPPCVWPSALSSLNLAFAGLEQVPKGLPARLSTLDLSCNRLNRAPRPDELPQVEHLTLAGNPFLGPGATKPREGPQTSGATGVCGRSPPV